TGTAAAATACTGTCTTCCATCCGACCACTCCAACCATCTCCAGGAAATACCCCACAGAATATAGAACTGGCTAAATCCCCGTGATAGTTTTCAGACCGTAGTGGGGTAACAATCACATCTTCTGCAtgttgttttccaagtttcccTTCCTTGTTAGGGCTTGAACCAAATTCTTCTGCCAGCTTCTGTCTGATGCCCATGCTATAGCTACATAAAtaccccaattttttttatcagaTCATCTGTAAGTTGTGCAATATACTATCAGTAGTGACTCAggaaattgaacatttcccaacTCCATAGACAACTACTTTCCAGAAAAGCTCATAAATCTTCTCCAAATGTAGCAAATAGAAATGGGAAGGAATGGAAATAACTGTTGGTAAGGTTCAGTCTTTACGGGTTGTCCACAAAACAATTTGAATTGACCCACCCTAAGACAATATTTCTAAAAAGTTCTTGTTTAACTTACGAAGCTTCTGGTCTTCCATTTGGGTAAGCAGGTCCCAGATTTCCATTGAAGTAGAAGAGTGTTTTCCGTGTGTCATGGGATCTGAAAATAAGGTATTGAATCTTTCCATGGATTAATGGTCATGGTTGACTAGAGCAACAAAAGCATTGAAAAGGGGAcgaataagaagaagaaagaaaccaaGGAAATGAGAGTATGATTTCCATCAGATGTGTACCTAGCCCAAAGTTTTGAGCTCAAGGAGTTGACATCAGGACTTTTCCAGGAAGGAAGTACAAGATCTTTATCAGGGTCAAAGCAGGGATGGTTACCCCTTTTATCAGAAGGAATGGTATCCCAGTTGTCAGCCCAATAGGCTGTTGTTGAATGCTtatgttttgagtttgtgtttccCCAGTGAACCAACATCATGCTATTCCATATCTCCTTGGGAGCATAGCAAGCACCTTCATCCCATGAAAAAAACTGCCTTCAGATACAGAGGTGACAACATTAGCATGCACACTTAATAAAATGCTCTAACTAGGAAAAGACAAACACTCTTTCACTCCACACTGGCCTTATGTAATTTTCTCATTTACATCATACCCAAATATGGTCTCTTCCAGATGAGCGGTTCCAGAAGGGATACTGTTCAACAATGTGATCATAAGCCTTCCTATAATATTCCAGAGTGAGAGAGCTCCTCAAGCCCTTGTGCTCCTAAAAGTTTAATAATAAGCACATCAGTAAGCAAAAGCCAAACCAGAGAACATTGACTTGGCAAACCCAGATGTGAAATTGCAATTTCATACGCATTTTAACAATTACATAAAGCATACCTGCATACTCAAATGAGGAGCATCATCAGCACGAGTTATAATGCATGAATCAAGAACAGGAACGAAGAAGAAATCTGCTTCTTCACCATTTAATGTACGATATGGACTAGCCAAGATACTTTCATAAAGTGCAACCTGCAAACAAGCAACAAGACAGATGAATATTCCTAAGAATCTTCGATTTTACTCCAGTTTCAGTTCAAGTAAAATACCTGGGCACCATACAGTTGATCTGTCCACAGTGTTGAATTTTTGCCATCATAGATTCGGTTTACACACTCTAACCTAAAGTGACGCCCCTACAACaagaaattgagaagaaaaaaaataagaaacttGCTTTTGGCATAAATTAAGTAACCGTAAGTCAAGCTAATCCTGACCTCAAGAAGTAGGCTGTTGAAATCTGGAGGCAAatcataaacatatataaggggccttttctttttcacaacAGCATTGAGGTTGACAACTTTCCCTGGGAGATGTGAACTATCAGGAACATCAACCTGAGCAGGCCGAAGCCATTGAGGCCACTCTCTAACTGATGATGTAACAGAAGGAATGCTGCAATCTATTCCATACCAGCCATTGTCACACTGGAAAGTGCACTCAGTTAAGGCAGGAGATATTGACAAAAGAGggaacagagaaaaaaaaaaaaaaaaaaaaaacccatggGGGATTCTTATGACATAGTATGATAGTATAATCTATTGATGAACTATAAGGAACTCGCAAGGAAACAGAGCAAGATTGGGAAATTATTGTGACCAAAATACTTCCAACTGGTTTCTAGTTTTAGTGCCTGAGTAACTTACATCACACAACTTAGACCAATATTTATCACCGAACATGGTTAATTGTGGATTTGCATGCAAAAGTTAAATTTTGAGTATTTCTCCTCTTCTGGAGTCATTTGACACCTAGGATTATCTTTTAGTTCTGTCTTAATTgattagaaaaaaaatgcatgttAAGGGTGCATGTTAGCTtacttgtatttatttatgcatGTTACTACTTTTAATGattcaccaaaaacaaaggaaCAAAATATCCACTGAGTTGACAAAGAAAAGTTGATAAGCAAACTATAGAGACTAGGGTAGATGCTCATACAACTGTCAACATGTTGTGAGCAAAAAAGTCCTGCTTGAAGGAAAAATAACTCTCCAAGGATACTCGGAGGAGGATGTTTGACAAATAAAACAGTATTTTTCTACCAAGTCAATCTTTGATGGTAGGACAGGCTTACTGAAATATAGTATCCTCTTATTAGAGGCACGTGACTAGAAAACTACCATAAGACCATAAAAGCATATGACTTATGAAGTTGATAATGACTGACACTTATGATCTAGCTTAAAGAGTTCTACACtaaagaatgaatgaatgtgTTAAAGGGAATACCCTGTGCACAATTTTTAACCTTGAGATTGTGTGAAATTATCAGCCAAACCCATTTCTTCTtaatccccaattaaatttgATAAATCCGAAGCTGAAATGTTAGCCCATGTTGTTCCTAGTACATGTTTATGTATTCGTTCACATCAGTCCTAAGTGTCTCCAAAGATTAATTAACTTTTAATATGTTCAACATCGTTCCAGGAAAAAATTTGCTGAGTTCTATTTATTAGCATGATTAACTTCTCATTTGTTCAAACAAACAACATTGAGCATCCAGGCAAAAGCAACCAATTGTTACCTGACAAAATCCACCACGGCAATGCCCATGCCCCGAGCATTGATTAATACAAGTGCATAGCACAGGCACTTCACAGAACCGCCCCCAGAAACAATCATATTTGCAATCACATTCCTCTTTGAATTGCACCTTGTGAGCATACACTTCAGCAGGATCCACATTACACCATCCTGGTTTGCTACCATTTGTTGTGAAAACATTATCCAGGTCAGCTTTCGCCCAATCAGTCAGTTTAGGTGCACCAGGTTCAGAGGGTAACCTGAAACAAATGTGAAGGGATTTGTGGCATATAAAATATTTCCTGACTTATTTATACTGATGGAAGCCTAGTTAGGATCTGATAAACTTACTGCACTTGAAAGCCACATGCCTCTGCCACAGGTCGATTTGGGTATTTTGTGCCTTCCCCACAGAAGCAAAATGCTCTTGTTGTGTCACAATGTGCAGAGCAAATGGAGACAACCCATCTCCCATATGGTTGGTCTGGTGATCCTGGGTAGTTGCATTCCAGCTGCAGTCTCTCAGAGCATCCTTCCCCTGCATAATTAGaacatattatatttatagaaTATGACTCATATACAATAGCAAACTATTTCTGGTTTTTCTGCAATATCAGAACAGAGTGTTCATTTAGAAACAAGGGGGGAGATTATGGAGCTACAAGAATGTAAGAACTCTATGGAAGTGATGAAATGACAAAGTTTCCATTAGTAGTGATGCAGTAAGGGACAACAATTAGAgccaaacaaaataaacagtGACCACACAACCATTGACCAACAATGATAATAGATTAAATCAAGACTGAAATACACCCAAATTTGGCTCTAGAGGAGATCTGTGTGAGTATTCTTCATAAGATCTCTTTAACAGATTGACCTCTGCATGCCACACATGcctcaatttaatttatttttt
Above is a genomic segment from Prunus dulcis chromosome 7, ALMONDv2, whole genome shotgun sequence containing:
- the LOC117635170 gene encoding uncharacterized protein LOC117635170 yields the protein MLSIQKWKCSWSQIATIASIVALASIILGSIVHLFWFPLVPSFNYFSQAQNSCVPINGSAEAVIDNVKGNFKPPIDLDRQFPSDLHKAVVFRGAPWKAEIGRWLSGCDPISDEVNIVEVIGGSGCKNDCSGQGVCNRELGQCRCYHGYSGEGCSERLQLECNYPGSPDQPYGRWVVSICSAHCDTTRAFCFCGEGTKYPNRPVAEACGFQVQLPSEPGAPKLTDWAKADLDNVFTTNGSKPGWCNVDPAEVYAHKVQFKEECDCKYDCFWGRFCEVPVLCTCINQCSGHGHCRGGFCQCDNGWYGIDCSIPSVTSSVREWPQWLRPAQVDVPDSSHLPGKVVNLNAVVKKKRPLIYVYDLPPDFNSLLLEGRHFRLECVNRIYDGKNSTLWTDQLYGAQVALYESILASPYRTLNGEEADFFFVPVLDSCIITRADDAPHLSMQEHKGLRSSLTLEYYRKAYDHIVEQYPFWNRSSGRDHIWFFSWDEGACYAPKEIWNSMMLVHWGNTNSKHKHSTTAYWADNWDTIPSDKRGNHPCFDPDKDLVLPSWKSPDVNSLSSKLWARSHDTRKTLFYFNGNLGPAYPNGRPEASYSMGIRQKLAEEFGSSPNKEGKLGKQHAEDVIVTPLRSENYHGDLASSIFCGVFPGDGWSGRMEDSILQGCIPVVIQDGIFLPYENVLNYDSFAVRIREDEIPDLINILRAFNETEIKFRLANVQKIWQRFLYRDSIMLEAERQKTDFGHMEDWAAQFSQLIEDDVVATFVQVLHYKLHNDPWRQHVHVKKEFGLPRECLFKGN